A part of Acipenser ruthenus chromosome 12, fAciRut3.2 maternal haplotype, whole genome shotgun sequence genomic DNA contains:
- the LOC117417394 gene encoding transmembrane protein 53-like, translated as MGDAELDYNVVFPEPHLAESHWHGQKEPVVILLGWAGCKDKHLAKYSSIYNEQGCITIRYTAPWKAVFFSEAFGSKELLEIARKLLDLLYDYEVESNPILFHVFSNGGFMLYRYIIEHLQREEHLSTLGVVGTILDSAPGNQNVIGSVRALNATLGPETHTVLRYPILAVFTCMVFLLRVVLYSLTKYIHKNHYDAMLDDPTSWPQLYLYSRADKVIAHRDVELMVRARKQQGVRVESVDFINSDHVSHNRLFPEEYSIRCVTFLEYCLKNSTGIKRKHVSM; from the exons atgggAGATGCCGAGCTGGATTACAACGTTGTGTTTCCCGAACCTCATCTGGCGG AAAGCCACTGGCATGGGCAGAAGGAACCGGTGGTGATTCTCTTGGGCTGGGCTGGCTGTAAGGACAAGCATCTAGCAAAATACAGTTCTATTTATAATGAGCAG GGATGTATCACCATTCGATACACTGCCCCATGGAAGGCAGTGTTCTTCTCTGAGGCTTTTGGCAGCAAGGAGCTGCTTGAAATAGCTCGGAAGCTGCTGGATCTTCTCTATGATTATGAAGTAGAGAGCAACCCAATATTGTTCCACGTGTTCAGCAACGGGGGCTTCATGCTGTACCGTTACATAATTGAGCACTTACAAAGAGAGGAACATCTCAGTACCTTAGGGGTGGTGGGCACAATCTTGGACAGCGCACCAGGGAACCAGAATGTGATCGGTTCAGTACGGGCGCTTAATGCCACTTTGGGACCAGAGACTCACACTGTGCTGCGATACCCAATCCTAGCGGTTTTTACCTGCATGGTCTTTCTGTTACGGGTGGTCCTTTACTCCTTGACCAAGTACATCCACAAAAATCACTATGATGCCATGCTTGATGACCCCACTAGCTGGCCACAGCTGTACCTGTATTCCAGAGCTGACAAAGTGATTGCCCACAGGGATGTGGAGCTGATGGTCAGAGCTAGAAAGCAGCAGGGGGTGCGGGTAGAAAGTGTGGACTTCATCAATTCTGACCACGTCAGCCACAACCGGCTGTTCCCGGAGGAATACTCCATCAGGTGTGTTACTTTCTTGGAGTATTGCCTGAAAAACTCTACTGGGATAAAGAGGAAGCATGTTTCTATGTAG
- the LOC117417213 gene encoding armadillo-like helical domain containing protein 1: protein MTGTYLDQQLQDIDVFLSAASNHHFLIEFLEVGGVLTLLEILGQKQSREEIQAEALKLLQTVANAGRKYKELICESYGVRIIAECLALSKTEESQDQARFLLESLAHGNPKYQNQMYKGLIALLPCTSPKAQQLALQTLRIAQVIVKTVHPSIVEALLNLLRSLHLKVQYKAIELIRELMHYEVRPALLKGLVALLKPSREEISKPQILNVPVMQKLNESLPVFVQQAAAAKATGILEMESLEFIEELDNLRVVHHLLCAMGNQLSTLLFHYFVRIFPVVEEHVKKAMRESLFELFLDNSEVLYMKMDVIQADILASNKINITGVHEVSE, encoded by the exons ATGACTGGTACATATTTAGACCAGCAATTACAGGATATAGatgtttttctttctgcagcAAGCAA CCATCACTTCCTGATTGAGTTTTTGGAGGTCGGAGGTGTTTTAACCCTTTTAGAGATCCTAGGACAAAAGCAGTCAAGGGAGGAGATACAAGCGGAAGCTTTAAAGTTACTTCAGACTGTTGCCAATGCTGGAAGGAAGTACAAAGAGCTAATTTGTGAAAGCTATG GTGTGCGAATCATCGCTGAATGCTTAGCCCTGTCGAAGACTGAGGAGTCCCAGGACCAGGCCCGCTTCCTTCTGGAGTCACTGGCCCACGGAAACCCCAAGTACCAGAACCAGATGTACAAGGGGCTAATAGCACTGCTACCTTGCACCTCCCCCAAAGCACAGCAGCTAGCCCTGCAAACACTCCGGATTGCACAG GTAATTGTTAAGACAGTCCATCCAAGTATTGTGGAAGCTCTTCTGAATTTGCTGAGATCATTGCACCTTAAAGTGCAATATAAAG CAATTGAGCTGATCAGAGAGCTGATGCACTATGAAGTCAGACCAGCATTGCTAAAAGGCCTCGTTGCTTTGCTCAAGCCATCCAGAGAGGAAATTAGCAAACCTCAAATTCTGAATG TTCCAGTAATGCAGAAACTAAATGAATCCCTGCCAGTGTTTGTTCAGCAAGCTGCTGCAGCGAAGGCCACTGG GATCTTGGAGATGGAGTCGCTTGAGTTCATAGAGGAGCTAGACAACCTGAGAGTAGTGCACCACCTGCTATGTGCCATGGGCAACCAGTTATCTACCCTTCTTTTCCAT TATTTTGTCCGTATCTTTCCTGTTGTGGAGGAGCATGTGAAGAAAGCAATGCGAGAAAGCCTTTTTGAGCTCTTCCTG GACAATTCTGAGGTTTTATATATGAAGATGGATGTAATTCAAGCAGATATTCTGGCTTCAAACAAAATCAACATTACTGGAG ttcatGAAGTCTCTGAATGA